A region of Candidatus Poribacteria bacterium DNA encodes the following proteins:
- a CDS encoding ABC transporter permease subunit, with the protein MIWHIGKKEIYHNLTTLRFVLMIILLPILMIANALIYGFGDNGYAAEIRDYNRKVTQGLSHIEEYAAKGLGELGMIGPAEIPKRPPQLKFCADGADAFIPRSITIAGARGGRGGDNGGVVENYRWRELWSLEYLPSNHGGAATTLIKIDWVFIGVFMSFFVILFTFDAIAGERARGTLSLMMSNPISRGQVLFAKYLGTFATLIVPLLIGVLMNLLITYLSGSIPFDSGSWLRILGMIGLFALHISIFIFLGLFFSSRVSNASTSLVWLLLTWVCLAFIFPSLLGLFVGTLDPIPSIERISAEKRLQLANIDDEFQPTEMLKITKLSEAPSVNNPSATRQWATYFRRRSETRTRIADARVDQQLRQVQFARELTQISPTVCFQYAMEGLANTGIVSYMDFVKQVRRYRDTFIDFIKTEDRDDPNSLHIYPVREGLSQKLVNPDAVPRFKEHISHQSVIFPLGLLIVFNILFFIMAQLSFLKCDLK; encoded by the coding sequence ATGATTTGGCATATTGGAAAAAAAGAGATATATCACAATCTCACAACGCTGCGATTCGTTTTGATGATAATCCTTCTGCCTATCTTGATGATCGCCAATGCCCTCATATACGGATTCGGTGATAATGGGTATGCAGCGGAAATACGTGATTATAACCGCAAGGTAACCCAAGGATTATCTCATATTGAAGAATACGCTGCCAAGGGTTTAGGAGAGTTAGGGATGATCGGTCCAGCAGAGATACCCAAACGTCCGCCCCAGTTGAAGTTCTGTGCTGATGGAGCTGATGCCTTCATACCCCGTTCTATCACGATCGCAGGCGCGCGCGGGGGACGTGGCGGAGACAACGGGGGTGTGGTTGAAAACTATAGGTGGCGGGAGTTGTGGTCCTTAGAATATCTACCCTCAAATCATGGTGGGGCCGCAACTACGCTCATCAAAATTGACTGGGTATTTATCGGGGTCTTCATGAGTTTCTTTGTCATTTTATTCACTTTCGATGCCATCGCCGGGGAACGCGCTCGGGGAACACTCAGTCTCATGATGTCCAACCCAATCTCTCGTGGACAGGTATTATTCGCGAAATACTTGGGGACATTTGCAACCCTCATCGTCCCACTCCTGATTGGAGTCCTCATGAATCTTCTCATCACCTACCTGTCAGGGAGCATTCCCTTTGATTCAGGCAGTTGGCTTCGGATTTTAGGGATGATCGGACTCTTCGCGTTGCATATCTCTATCTTCATTTTTTTGGGACTGTTTTTCTCAAGTCGCGTCTCAAACGCCAGCACCAGTTTAGTCTGGCTGTTGTTAACATGGGTCTGTTTAGCATTTATCTTTCCGAGTTTACTTGGACTCTTCGTCGGAACCCTTGATCCAATCCCATCAATAGAAAGGATATCCGCGGAAAAACGCTTGCAATTAGCAAACATAGATGATGAATTTCAACCGACGGAAATGCTGAAAATAACAAAACTCAGCGAAGCCCCTTCCGTCAACAATCCATCAGCAACGCGGCAATGGGCGACCTACTTCAGGAGAAGGTCTGAAACGAGAACTCGCATAGCAGATGCGCGTGTAGATCAGCAATTGCGGCAGGTGCAATTCGCCCGCGAACTCACCCAAATCTCTCCAACGGTCTGTTTCCAATACGCCATGGAAGGACTCGCGAACACCGGAATCGTCAGTTATATGGATTTCGTTAAACAGGTGCGCCGTTATAGAGACACATTTATAGATTTTATCAAAACGGAGGATAGAGATGACCCGAACAGTCTCCACATCTATCCTGTGAGGGAGGGGTTATCTCAAAAATTGGTGAATCCCGACGCTGTGCCGAGGTTTAAAGAACACATCTCGCATCAGAGCGTGATTTTTCCGCTCGGACTGTTGATCGTTTTCAACATCCTGTTCTTTATCATGGCACAATTATCGTTCCTTAAATGCGACTTGAAATAA
- a CDS encoding ABC transporter permease — MVGTVPLAILWLVIQREWISNVLTSRFMIGFLICLMSTAAAVFVQVEDYEKRLAAYHTAVQEHQETVRTWDLYSQVNPKAHRKPNSLSIFNVGMEKSGADMVSIQLATPIWEKAAQKHGSDNPFLSIFLSIDVIFVFKIVLSALTILFAYNTISGEREDGTLKLVLSNPIPRDTLVIGKYLGGMLSLFPIVIVSFIVGIFIAYASPATNFNSADLLRLVAVLILSLFYVSTCYLLGMLLSVWTKEATTTLILSMFIWGILTILHSNIATFAVMKFSPYQPQAEKEILQHIQQRWEDFREERDAYLMKKWGYKYPISAISQISDGALAISWNSSSPGELGFSEFYEIKPIHIVDVSKLQEVLSYQEPLRIDYANRAEALLKQREEVEKSNGRFAKDISRFSFADAYRFAVGAITDTDTESYQDFIRGARSYKRQVVNYLTGKNAFSAKAWFSSDQGAAEFKDLPVFQNPHTSLFQSLSRASSDILILLAWNVVLFIGVYVSFLRYQIS; from the coding sequence GTGGTAGGAACTGTTCCCTTGGCAATACTTTGGTTGGTTATTCAGCGAGAATGGATTTCAAACGTATTGACATCCCGATTCATGATCGGTTTTCTCATCTGCCTGATGTCGACTGCTGCTGCCGTTTTCGTTCAGGTTGAAGATTATGAAAAACGACTCGCAGCATACCACACCGCCGTTCAGGAACATCAAGAAACAGTCCGGACATGGGACCTTTACAGCCAAGTTAATCCCAAGGCACACAGAAAACCTAACTCACTGAGTATTTTCAACGTCGGTATGGAGAAATCCGGTGCCGATATGGTGAGTATTCAACTCGCAACACCTATCTGGGAAAAAGCCGCACAGAAACACGGATCCGATAACCCGTTCCTCTCTATCTTTCTTTCCATCGATGTTATTTTCGTCTTTAAAATTGTCCTCAGCGCATTGACCATCCTGTTCGCTTACAACACGATTTCAGGGGAACGCGAGGATGGCACACTCAAATTAGTATTATCCAATCCGATTCCCAGGGACACCCTCGTGATAGGGAAATACCTCGGCGGCATGTTATCCCTGTTCCCGATTGTGATTGTTAGTTTTATTGTTGGAATCTTTATCGCTTACGCTTCTCCTGCGACCAATTTCAATAGTGCTGATCTGTTACGACTCGTTGCTGTGCTTATCCTTTCCCTATTTTACGTGTCAACGTGTTATCTGTTAGGGATGCTCCTATCCGTATGGACAAAGGAAGCAACCACCACGCTCATCCTTTCAATGTTTATTTGGGGAATTCTAACAATCCTACATTCCAATATAGCAACCTTCGCAGTCATGAAATTCTCGCCCTATCAACCACAAGCTGAAAAGGAGATCCTGCAGCATATTCAGCAGAGATGGGAAGATTTCAGGGAAGAACGGGATGCCTACCTTATGAAAAAATGGGGATATAAATACCCAATTAGCGCGATTTCTCAGATAAGTGATGGTGCTTTGGCAATATCTTGGAATTCGAGTTCACCGGGCGAACTTGGCTTTAGTGAATTCTATGAGATCAAGCCGATCCACATCGTGGATGTCTCCAAACTTCAGGAAGTATTGAGCTACCAAGAACCGCTACGCATTGACTACGCAAACCGGGCAGAAGCACTCCTCAAACAGAGAGAAGAAGTTGAAAAAAGCAACGGACGGTTCGCCAAAGATATCTCCCGATTTTCTTTCGCAGACGCATACCGATTTGCCGTTGGTGCGATAACTGATACAGACACGGAAAGTTACCAAGACTTTATTAGAGGGGCAAGGAGTTATAAACGTCAAGTTGTCAACTATCTCACCGGTAAAAACGCCTTTTCCGCGAAAGCATGGTTTTCCAGCGATCAAGGGGCGGCAGAGTTTAAAGATCTCCCTGTTTTTCAGAACCCACACACCTCTCTATTTCAGAGTCTTTCCCGGGCATCAAGCGATATCTTGATCCTGTTGGCGTGGAATGTCGTCCTGTTTATAGGCGTGTATGTATCATTCCTTCGATATCAAATAAGCTAA
- a CDS encoding sigma-70 family RNA polymerase sigma factor gives MVEDDVQLIRRILSGDSEAFTALVKKHQKGVHALAWRRIGDFHHAEEITQDAFVRVYKHLPKLKDPNQFSGWLYVITNRLCNTWLQGNKSLIGSLEDVPVAEVHRTSYERYISEQHETDAREHRHELVKKLLEKLPESERTVMTLYYLGEMTTKEISKFLGVSVHTITSRLQRARERLKQDEELLVQEVLGSVPLPASLTESIVQKVADIKLTPPTAGKPLLPWAAFGAAVVLVTLLLLGLSNQYLNYFQKPYSFEAQSEPTIEIIDAPIVLDIESKPNVRNQVGRAVTTDKNVSTGAQISNTVLTPTEGVNFSKSSTLQWTQTIAPQTGPIFDIFATSTGMLYAASPTGVYRLPADTTTWMPVNISAPIKGNRMPMAEYAGTSYIVATDEIFASTDEGKTWKVFCPRPKGHAVGLIVMNETRSDNSRTDIAMYLALQNKGVFRSTDAGTHWTPINNGLTEKKISAVATIGNTLFAGTNRGLYRFGLGVWQQLPVTPSQAIHSLEVMKNDLYVATAPDLSIVKPHELSPRERRPVVRVKDLDSKRIFRSADLGATWTEITPTSKSSFMRVPSGMKISVAGEALLVTGASNFYSTDRGQTWISLGFDPNSFMVSRFPVVAVDENTFYKAGGFGIQRTVDGGKSWHSFMNGMVGTRVLNLVVHNNRLYAHTGSAIAESTDGGVSWKGIGSVVNDRTLEPIAEEQLLVDFSFDSRLVVADGVLYEIVPEAENVRVFYLSAKRNEFIPVHGIPAFDRETRPNSVEKGDQLTTMLNTITDFTEVGSFAISDKTFYAEYKGKLLKWQPGDAEWKDTGLVDTNEQVDKDLKNGFKLAASGKVVYVGKQDGKLFQSLDGGDSWRDVTSSLPFSFTRFKEIVFTGSTVYIATDKGVLSSQTGAHWRVLTDGTGERIVIDRFAIDHTRVYGAGDTGVYHLDADNKLEQISPSVPGKVLSLAVDRNRLHILTQQRRMFHISLEEENYALSRK, from the coding sequence ATGGTAGAAGATGATGTTCAACTCATCCGCAGGATTTTGTCAGGCGACAGCGAAGCATTCACTGCTTTAGTCAAAAAACATCAAAAAGGTGTTCACGCTTTGGCTTGGCGGAGGATCGGTGATTTTCATCATGCCGAAGAGATTACCCAGGACGCCTTTGTTCGAGTATACAAGCATCTCCCAAAGCTAAAGGACCCCAATCAGTTCTCTGGGTGGCTTTATGTCATCACAAACCGACTCTGTAATACTTGGCTCCAAGGCAACAAATCTCTAATAGGATCACTGGAGGATGTCCCCGTGGCAGAGGTACACAGAACGTCTTATGAACGCTATATTTCGGAGCAACACGAAACGGACGCCCGAGAGCATCGTCACGAACTCGTTAAGAAACTTCTGGAAAAACTGCCCGAGAGCGAACGCACTGTCATGACGCTCTACTATCTCGGTGAAATGACGACAAAGGAAATTAGCAAATTTTTAGGGGTCTCGGTGCATACAATCACGAGTCGACTCCAGCGGGCACGAGAACGTCTAAAACAGGATGAAGAACTCTTAGTTCAAGAGGTCCTCGGAAGCGTGCCATTACCAGCCAGCCTAACAGAGAGCATTGTTCAGAAAGTCGCCGATATTAAATTAACGCCACCTACGGCTGGAAAGCCGCTACTCCCGTGGGCGGCTTTCGGTGCAGCCGTGGTTTTGGTGACACTGCTCCTATTGGGTTTGAGCAATCAATACCTTAACTATTTTCAGAAGCCGTATAGTTTCGAGGCACAATCTGAACCCACAATTGAAATTATTGACGCACCTATTGTTCTTGATATTGAATCAAAACCGAATGTGCGAAATCAGGTCGGACGTGCTGTTACCACCGATAAAAACGTCAGCACCGGCGCGCAGATTTCTAATACCGTCCTAACACCCACTGAGGGGGTAAATTTCTCCAAGTCTTCTACCTTGCAATGGACCCAGACAATTGCACCGCAAACCGGTCCTATATTTGACATTTTTGCCACGTCCACGGGAATGCTTTACGCTGCTTCACCAACAGGAGTCTATAGGTTGCCAGCAGATACAACCACGTGGATGCCAGTCAACATAAGTGCTCCAATCAAAGGGAACCGAATGCCTATGGCGGAGTATGCAGGCACTTCCTATATCGTCGCTACTGATGAGATATTTGCTTCTACCGATGAAGGTAAGACGTGGAAGGTATTTTGCCCGCGGCCAAAGGGACATGCCGTAGGACTCATTGTGATGAATGAAACACGATCGGATAACTCGCGAACAGATATTGCGATGTATCTTGCCCTTCAAAACAAAGGTGTATTCCGCTCTACGGATGCTGGCACACATTGGACCCCTATTAACAATGGATTGACCGAGAAAAAAATCTCAGCAGTGGCAACAATTGGAAATACACTATTCGCTGGTACAAACAGAGGGCTTTATCGTTTTGGCTTAGGTGTTTGGCAACAATTACCTGTGACCCCATCACAAGCCATTCATTCCTTGGAGGTCATGAAAAACGACCTCTATGTTGCAACAGCCCCTGATCTTTCTATTGTAAAACCACATGAATTAAGTCCACGCGAGAGAAGACCAGTGGTACGCGTCAAAGATTTAGATTCAAAGAGGATTTTCCGCTCAGCTGACTTAGGAGCGACATGGACTGAAATAACGCCTACGAGTAAATCCTCGTTTATGAGGGTACCATCTGGTATGAAGATTTCGGTTGCTGGCGAAGCACTTCTGGTGACAGGTGCCTCCAATTTCTACTCAACAGATCGGGGACAAACGTGGATAAGCCTTGGGTTTGACCCGAATTCATTTATGGTGAGTAGATTTCCAGTTGTGGCTGTAGATGAGAACACGTTTTATAAAGCGGGTGGGTTCGGTATTCAGCGCACGGTTGATGGCGGAAAATCGTGGCATTCCTTTATGAATGGGATGGTAGGAACCAGGGTACTGAATTTGGTTGTACACAATAATAGACTTTATGCACATACTGGTAGTGCTATTGCCGAATCAACCGATGGTGGTGTGTCGTGGAAAGGCATTGGTTCAGTTGTTAATGACCGCACGCTTGAACCCATAGCGGAGGAACAGCTTCTCGTTGATTTCTCATTTGATTCAAGGTTAGTCGTTGCAGATGGTGTTCTTTATGAAATTGTGCCTGAAGCGGAAAATGTGCGCGTCTTTTATTTATCCGCGAAGCGCAATGAATTTATTCCGGTTCACGGTATTCCTGCTTTTGATAGAGAAACTCGACCCAATAGCGTAGAAAAAGGCGACCAATTGACAACCATGTTGAACACGATTACCGACTTTACAGAAGTTGGATCGTTTGCCATCAGTGACAAGACGTTTTACGCCGAATATAAGGGAAAACTTCTCAAATGGCAACCCGGCGATGCAGAGTGGAAAGATACTGGATTGGTAGACACCAACGAACAGGTGGATAAGGATTTGAAAAATGGATTCAAGTTAGCGGCCTCAGGGAAAGTCGTCTATGTAGGCAAACAAGATGGCAAGTTGTTTCAATCGCTTGATGGCGGGGATAGTTGGAGAGACGTTACGTCAAGCCTTCCATTTTCCTTTACCCGTTTCAAGGAGATCGTCTTTACAGGCTCGACGGTTTACATTGCAACAGATAAAGGGGTCTTGAGTTCCCAAACCGGCGCACACTGGCGAGTGCTAACCGATGGAACAGGTGAGCGTATCGTCATAGACCGATTCGCTATAGATCACACCCGTGTGTATGGTGCCGGTGATACGGGAGTCTACCATTTGGATGCTGATAATAAATTGGAACAGATTTCTCCAAGCGTTCCGGGTAAGGTTCTCTCGCTTGCCGTCGACCGCAATAGGCTTCATATTCTGACCCAACAGCGTAGGATGTTCCACATCTCACTTGAGGAAGAAAATTACGCTCTGTCTCGTAAATAA
- a CDS encoding thioredoxin domain-containing protein, with amino-acid sequence MKRAVLVLILLTVAVTLPPLYSQWTESQRLKQIQETKRHARPVSGDRLETVLSALKNGEPPSVIILYTGGTKSHLEPCGCYQEQSGGLSRRAYAVEQIRKLGFPTLLVDAGDIFDGNAEIDAKRCEVNLVAMSTMKYDAVALSKSDLAYDDTYLRQQRAVATFPFLAPSATGEDFTQPFVIKQIGQYTIGFVTGVADKEMASLRRSRDHDHRDGVPPTADVIVALGDPEGTEHIDVVICRDEIDATVSEDRTLYVGCKPEGKTLGVLALWIDASGKLGRHYATELALTGEVGESKPIRQLLTDFYQNGSEENRTLVPLLFAEQTLEQQQENGYVSATACQRCHEQEYLQWSATRHAFAYQTLLKKERYFDAGCVSCHTTGFGYPTGFQIGAQDSAFKGVQCETCHGPGKQHVGNPKKSNIRSGADTSLCLECHDTKHSPGFVEVVALHAKDIDHSREPMNLEELLTSRIARVGKPTLELFVMSYCPYGVQAEEKLLPIVKEFGDEIEFKLQFIAREKKESSAQDITPFTSLHGYPEVAENIRQLLIAQEYPNRYLDYILCRGKKLDKSWENCAEKHGIDVAKIQALFDSPEAEQLFRENITRAAELGIKASPTILVDGHQFRANQLFRASGTPCE; translated from the coding sequence ATGAAACGTGCAGTCTTAGTTTTAATACTTTTAACAGTGGCGGTAACGTTACCGCCTCTTTACTCACAATGGACAGAATCTCAAAGGCTAAAACAGATACAAGAAACGAAACGACACGCCCGTCCGGTTTCTGGAGATCGCTTGGAAACCGTGCTATCAGCACTTAAAAACGGCGAGCCACCTTCGGTGATTATCTTGTATACGGGTGGCACGAAGAGTCACTTGGAGCCGTGCGGGTGTTATCAAGAGCAGTCTGGTGGACTCTCAAGACGTGCTTACGCTGTGGAACAGATTCGGAAACTCGGATTCCCAACGCTTCTGGTGGATGCCGGAGACATTTTTGATGGGAACGCAGAGATAGATGCGAAGCGGTGTGAGGTCAACTTGGTGGCGATGTCAACAATGAAATACGACGCCGTGGCACTCAGTAAATCGGATCTCGCGTATGACGATACCTATCTACGTCAGCAGCGTGCCGTTGCGACGTTCCCATTCTTAGCACCAAGCGCGACAGGAGAGGACTTTACACAGCCGTTTGTCATTAAACAGATCGGACAATACACTATCGGTTTTGTCACTGGTGTGGCAGACAAAGAAATGGCATCACTTCGGAGGTCACGCGATCACGATCATCGTGATGGCGTGCCTCCGACAGCAGATGTTATTGTCGCTTTGGGCGATCCCGAAGGAACTGAGCATATCGATGTCGTCATCTGCCGCGATGAGATTGACGCGACGGTGTCCGAAGATAGGACGCTTTATGTCGGTTGTAAACCTGAAGGCAAAACGTTGGGCGTGTTGGCACTCTGGATAGATGCGAGCGGAAAATTGGGACGCCATTACGCCACGGAACTAGCATTGACGGGGGAGGTCGGCGAGTCGAAACCCATCCGTCAGTTGCTCACAGATTTTTATCAAAACGGCTCCGAAGAAAACCGCACGCTGGTCCCTCTCCTGTTTGCCGAACAGACATTAGAACAACAACAGGAAAACGGGTACGTCTCAGCGACGGCGTGTCAGCGATGCCATGAACAAGAGTATCTTCAATGGTCCGCGACGCGTCACGCTTTCGCCTATCAAACACTCTTGAAAAAGGAACGATACTTTGACGCAGGATGTGTCTCCTGCCATACCACCGGTTTTGGGTATCCAACGGGTTTCCAGATAGGTGCCCAAGATTCCGCATTCAAAGGGGTGCAATGTGAGACCTGCCACGGTCCCGGCAAGCAGCACGTCGGCAACCCGAAAAAGAGCAATATCCGCAGCGGTGCCGACACCTCGCTCTGTTTGGAATGCCACGACACAAAACATTCGCCCGGATTCGTTGAAGTAGTGGCATTGCATGCCAAGGACATCGATCATAGCCGCGAGCCGATGAACTTGGAAGAACTCCTGACCTCCCGCATCGCACGGGTGGGGAAACCGACACTCGAACTCTTTGTGATGAGTTATTGCCCGTATGGCGTTCAAGCCGAAGAGAAACTGCTTCCAATCGTGAAGGAATTTGGCGATGAGATCGAATTCAAGCTCCAGTTTATTGCCCGAGAGAAGAAGGAATCTTCTGCACAAGACATAACGCCGTTTACGAGTCTTCACGGCTATCCGGAAGTGGCGGAGAATATTCGGCAGCTCCTCATAGCACAAGAATACCCGAATCGGTACCTCGACTATATCTTATGCCGGGGTAAGAAACTGGATAAGAGCTGGGAGAACTGTGCAGAGAAACACGGCATTGATGTCGCGAAGATTCAGGCGTTGTTTGACAGTCCGGAAGCGGAACAACTCTTCCGAGAGAACATCACGCGCGCCGCGGAATTAGGCATTAAAGCCTCCCCGACGATCTTAGTGGATGGACATCAATTTCGAGCGAATCAACTCTTCCGGGCGAGCGGAACACCTTGCGAATGA
- a CDS encoding glycosyltransferase family 4 protein yields MVSHTHYHLGHHHKFERDDRKYVADLETGDIIQVNDVEWEVLSRYQAQTRYQIVEELKQEYKLTAIFDGIERLERLGREGSILRPRRSRDHDHRDGVPPTKVEAVKPTTTNQKPKVLVPFHFTREKSALDYFTGLNRYQLLTNLSEFAELETLAFSQAEKQDLQTFDSVQVRNLHGTDKGTLMMPWYAMDNYDGILLLSQFLTDDLLYYRVPDVPVVHCIDGVQQLRHALPKILLTLSAFQRSIDTLVVKASWMKEWLAELGVSTENVRVIPDGIDVVAPMGDKTLAKQHTAAIFEKPMFTKQPIVGLISGFEPNRGAAWISEFARANRHLAIFVYDTMLVGAGSPNPYHLPENVVIFSADDEETRSVLPIFFQALDLVCFPAMPGTPLSIVLEAMAYGAACVVMTKYGMPTEVAEAGVAVKSDWDNFGNFHVPMAELSRTIHQWLQPSKRHGLRERFTDQTVQRHTRKDAARELVKVFEESLQRKTDDGRGGVTSPLRAGSPSPYPPIFCRRYEPDTGTLRSCTYRLGINRYDSLKTALASVLAEKHTPAEVESVFKHFQREGSTPTCEAIRAGNGFPPNRVEINLAGVEHQQKGEKA; encoded by the coding sequence ATGGTATCTCACACCCATTACCACTTGGGGCATCATCATAAATTTGAACGAGACGATCGCAAATATGTCGCGGATCTTGAAACGGGCGACATCATTCAGGTAAACGACGTGGAATGGGAGGTTCTGTCCCGTTATCAGGCACAGACGCGGTACCAAATCGTAGAAGAATTGAAGCAGGAATACAAATTAACTGCTATCTTCGACGGGATTGAACGTTTGGAACGACTCGGAAGGGAAGGTTCCATTTTGCGCCCTCGGAGGTCACGCGATCACGATCATCGCGATGGCGTGCCTCCGACAAAAGTAGAGGCGGTGAAACCAACCACTACAAATCAGAAGCCGAAGGTGTTGGTCCCCTTCCATTTTACGAGGGAAAAGTCAGCGTTGGACTACTTTACGGGATTGAACCGCTACCAACTTTTGACGAACCTCTCAGAGTTCGCTGAGTTGGAAACATTGGCTTTTTCCCAAGCAGAAAAGCAGGATCTTCAGACTTTCGATAGCGTTCAGGTTCGGAATTTACACGGAACCGACAAGGGCACCTTGATGATGCCTTGGTATGCGATGGATAATTACGACGGTATCCTACTCCTCTCACAATTCTTGACGGATGACCTGTTATACTACCGGGTTCCTGATGTCCCAGTTGTCCACTGCATAGACGGTGTCCAGCAGTTGCGCCACGCTTTGCCGAAAATCCTTCTGACGCTCAGTGCGTTCCAGCGTTCAATAGATACACTGGTGGTCAAAGCCTCGTGGATGAAGGAGTGGCTCGCTGAATTGGGGGTGTCTACGGAAAACGTGCGAGTGATTCCCGATGGAATAGATGTCGTTGCGCCGATGGGTGACAAGACATTGGCGAAGCAGCATACTGCCGCTATTTTTGAGAAGCCGATGTTCACAAAGCAACCCATTGTTGGACTGATCTCTGGTTTTGAACCGAATCGTGGTGCAGCATGGATATCTGAATTTGCACGCGCCAACCGACATCTCGCGATTTTTGTCTATGACACGATGTTAGTAGGGGCTGGGTCACCTAACCCCTACCATCTGCCGGAAAACGTGGTGATTTTCAGTGCTGACGATGAGGAGACTCGGTCGGTTTTACCGATATTCTTTCAGGCACTGGATCTGGTGTGCTTCCCCGCAATGCCAGGGACGCCGCTTTCGATCGTTTTGGAGGCGATGGCATACGGTGCCGCTTGTGTCGTAATGACGAAGTATGGGATGCCAACGGAAGTCGCGGAGGCTGGGGTTGCCGTGAAGTCGGACTGGGATAACTTCGGCAATTTTCATGTGCCGATGGCGGAGTTATCGAGAACAATACACCAATGGTTGCAGCCTTCCAAAAGGCACGGACTGCGTGAAAGATTTACAGATCAGACTGTTCAACGACATACCCGGAAGGACGCTGCGCGAGAACTCGTCAAAGTGTTTGAGGAGAGTCTCCAACGAAAAACAGACGATGGTAGGGGCGGGGTTACCTCGCCCCTACGGGCTGGGTCACCCAGCCCCTACCCACCGATTTTCTGTCGTCGGTACGAGCCCGATACGGGTACCTTAAGGTCCTGCACGTATCGGTTGGGAATCAACAGATATGATAGCCTTAAAACGGCTTTGGCAAGTGTGTTAGCTGAGAAGCACACACCTGCTGAAGTAGAATCGGTTTTTAAGCATTTCCAGCGGGAGGGCTCTACTCCCACTTGCGAGGCAATTCGTGCTGGAAATGGGTTTCCTCCTAACCGTGTGGAAATCAATCTCGCTGGAGTGGAGCACCAGCAGAAAGGAGAAAAGGCATAA